The Gordonia mangrovi genome includes the window CGCAGTGGATGCGAATCCGGACCTCGGCACGCTCGCGCAGCGTGTACCCCAACAAACGCGCTCGACGGTCCGCGACCTGCTCGCCGATACCAACGTGTACCGCTACTCCGATGTGCGCGCCCACACGTCTCAGTCGCCGAGTCGACTCGAAGTGCTTGCCTCCGAACGAGACCCGGCGATGGCCGAAGCGTTCAGCGAGGAGGAGTACCGCGGGGTGATGCGCATCCTGCAACGCTTCTACAACATCATCATCACCGACTGCGGCACCGGCTTGAGCCACTCCGCGATGGGCGGGGTGCTCGACCTCGCCGACGCCATCATCCTGGTGAGTTCTCCTGCGATGGACGGCGCGCGCAGCGCCGGTGCCACGCTCGACTGGCTCGCGGCGCACGGCTACGCACATCTGGTGTCGCGCGCGGTCGTGGTGCTGAGTTCGTCGCGCCCGGGTGCGTCGACGATCGACACCGACCAGCTGGGTCAGCACTTCCTCACCCGCTGCCGCGCGGTACACAAGGTCCCGTTCGACGATCACCTCTCCGAAGGTGCCGACGTGGATCTCGATCTGGTCAGCAAACAGACACGCCGCGCATTCGTCGAGCTCGCCGCCACGATCGCCGACGACTTCTCGTCGGTGCCCACCGAGCGCGACGAGCCCTTCTACCCGTAGCCGAGGGCCGGGCTATCGGGTCGACTCCTCGGTCGATGCCTCGGGGCCGGTCTCGTCCCGGGCCGGTTCTGCAGCCGGGGCGTCGCGGGGCGTTCGCCGGACGGCATGCCAGCGCCGGGCGAGGTGCAGCGCGGTCGGCACCACCACGGTCAGCACCGAGGCGATGATGAACACCTCGATGTGGTCACGGATGATCGATACCTGGCCGAGGAAGTACCCGAGCGTGATGATCCCCGCCGCCCACGCGAAGCTGCCCAGGATGCTGAACAGCGTGAAGACGCGATACGACATCCCGGTGAATCCCGCCACCAGCGGGGTCAGGGTCCGCACGATCCCGATGAACCGCGCGAAGAACACGGTCAGCGCACCGAACCGTTCGAAGTAGCGATGGGTCTTCGCGAGTGGTTCCGGACCCACCATCCGCATCAGCCGACTCTCCACGACGCTGGAGCCGAGCCGTCGCCCGATCGCGTAGCCCACCTGGTCGCCGATGATCGCTGCCGCGGGCACGGCGATACACAACAACCACAACGGGGCGAACGGATCCGGTTGTGCGGCCAACACACCGGCGGTAAACAACACCGAGTCGCCGGGGAACACGAAACCGATCAGCAGCCCGGTCTCGATGAACACCAGGATGCACAAGCCGATCAGTCCGCCGGTGGCGAGAAAGGTATCGACGTCGAACGGATTCATCACCTCGAGCCTAATGACGTGGGCGATGAGCCCGGTGGCCTCCGACGCCACACCGGCGCCTGATCCCAGCGTCGACGGACGAGGTTAACTCGATGCAACATCCCGGGCGAGATGTGCCAAACTACGGTTAACTCATGGGTAAGCATGCCGACGAACCCCGCCGGGCCGCCGAGCTCCGCGGATCGATCGGCACCCGAAGCCATCACACAGACGTGATCAAGCAAGGAGTCACCGTGTCCGGAGCCACACCCCCGCCGACGGCGGGGTCCCGGAACCGAGTCCGCGGCCAGAACGGCAAGAGTCCCGCGCTGCGACCGGTCACCGACCCCCAGATCCGCATCGAATACCACACCATTCACGGATATCGACGGGCCTACCGCATCGCCGGCAGCGGCCCCGCACTGCTGCTGATCCACGGCATCGGCGACAACTCGTCGACCTGGGACTCGGTGATCCCCACGCTCGCCCAGCACTACACCGTCATCGCGCCGGATCTGCTCGGCCACGGGCGCTCGGAGAAACCACGCGCCGACTATTCGGTGCCGGCTTTCGCGAACGGGATGCGTGACCTCCTCGTCGTCCTCGGCATCTCGAAGGTCACCGTGGTCGGCCACTCCCTCGGCGGCGGGGTGGCCATGCAGTTCAGCTACCAGTTCCCCCGCTTCGTGGAACGTCTGGTCCTGGTTGCGGCCGGTGGCGTCACGCGCGAGGTCAACCCGGCACTTCGACTGGTGACGATGCCGATCGCGCAGGAGATCCTCACGCTGCTGCGAGTGCCCGGCGTCGTACCCTCGCTGCGACTGGCGGCACGCACGTTGGCTGCCGCCCCACACA containing:
- a CDS encoding DedA family protein yields the protein MNPFDVDTFLATGGLIGLCILVFIETGLLIGFVFPGDSVLFTAGVLAAQPDPFAPLWLLCIAVPAAAIIGDQVGYAIGRRLGSSVVESRLMRMVGPEPLAKTHRYFERFGALTVFFARFIGIVRTLTPLVAGFTGMSYRVFTLFSILGSFAWAAGIITLGYFLGQVSIIRDHIEVFIIASVLTVVVPTALHLARRWHAVRRTPRDAPAAEPARDETGPEASTEESTR
- a CDS encoding alpha/beta fold hydrolase, whose amino-acid sequence is MSGATPPPTAGSRNRVRGQNGKSPALRPVTDPQIRIEYHTIHGYRRAYRIAGSGPALLLIHGIGDNSSTWDSVIPTLAQHYTVIAPDLLGHGRSEKPRADYSVPAFANGMRDLLVVLGISKVTVVGHSLGGGVAMQFSYQFPRFVERLVLVAAGGVTREVNPALRLVTMPIAQEILTLLRVPGVVPSLRLAARTLAAAPHIPGMPAGASPQRLLNDHHDLVRVLGDLADPTASSAFLRTLRAVVDWRGQVVTMLDRCYLTERLPVLLIWGDEDTVIPYEHARLAHAAIPHSEFETFAGCGHFPFHADPDRFAKTIIDFIDRNEAVVFDPANWRHLMSEGQRLGEFTGDEETVEAVLEAIEDERNAT